The Centroberyx gerrardi isolate f3 chromosome 7, fCenGer3.hap1.cur.20231027, whole genome shotgun sequence genome contains a region encoding:
- the top3a gene encoding DNA topoisomerase 3-alpha — MLEQLLGRSLLRSGLQRLRIQWSCYRGGQSGHGLELAPQPDMIRRTQIKRVLCVAEKNDAAKGISEIMSNGRSRRREGMSKFNKIYEYEYHLFGQDVTVSMTSVSGHLLGLEFKAPFQKWHSCNPVLLFDAEVEKYCPDNMVQIKRSLEKEVRQCQALVIWTDCDREGENIGFEVIDVCKAVKPNLQVFRAKFSEITPNSIRRACETLMEPDANVSDAVDVRQELDLRIGASFTRFQTLRLQKIFPASLANQLISYGSCQFPTLGFVVERFKAIQAFIPETFYRIKVLHEMDEEAVEFSWKRNRLYNHTACLVLYQICMEDPIATVTSVTSKPKSKWRPLPLDTVELEKLASRKLKISAKETMKIAEKLYTQGFISYPRTETNIFPKDLALGPLVEQQTHSPAWGTFAQRVLDQPGGPSPRQGKKSDQAHPPIHPTKYGGALQGNEGRLYEFIVRHFLACVSQDALGQETVVDIDIAQERFSASGLMIIARNYLDVYPYDRWSAKVIPVYEQGSQFQPSAIEMVDGQTSPPQLLTEADLISLMEKHGIGTDATHADHIETIKSRMYVGLTADQRFLPGELGMGLVEGYNSMGYEMSKPNLRAELEADLKLVSEGRKDKRNVLQHHILKYKTVFIESVRKAKKLDEALSPYLGAAQEFTEAEQQDMEIPLPVRKCPHCGRDMVLKKKREGNSKFLSCVGFPACKTAVWFPDTVLEVNRDESVCPTCQPRPVHMLKLKFRRGSLPPMMPLEFVGCIGGCDETLREVLDLKYLRAGGGGGMGGGGGGGGEGGGGGGGGRGGRGDPRPPASRPPRAEPPRASSSNPRPSLPPPPPSWAPQPRTPLGGGGDPDPTSDVVVCNCGQDALLLTVRKDGPNQGRQFYKCNGGSCNFFLWADQPSQQGPPPQGRAPPPPAPRTSQPPRPSVGFGNVPGGDRGRGGDADGASGQTMCNCNEAAVMRTVQKDGPNKGRTFHTCGRPRDQQCGFFQWADENVPPPVSGGLGGGFGGFSGGGGDGGRKARKTTGGPTANRPPAAKKPRTCGICHMPGHTRVTCPQR; from the exons ATGCTAGAGCAGCTACTGGGGAGATCTCTGCTTCGATCGGGACTACAGCGACTGAGGATCCAGTGGAGTTGTTACCGTGGCGGACAGAGCGGCCACGGCTTGGAGTTAGCGCCGCAGCCAGACATGATCCGCAGGACTCAGATCAAGCGGGTTCTCTGCGTGGCCGAGAAGAATGACGCAGCCAAAGGCATTTCAGAGATCATGTCCAACGGGAGATCGAGGAGG aGGGAAGGGATGTCAAAGTTCAATAAAATCTATGAGTATGAGTATCATCTCTTTGGGCAG GATGTGACAGTGTCAATGACATCAGTATCAGGGCATTTACTGGGTTTGGAGTTTAAGGCACCGTTCCAGAAATG GCACAGTTGCAATCCTGTGCTGTTATTTGATGCGGAGGTGGAGAAGTACTGTCCTGACAACATGGTGCAAATCAAG CGGAGCCTGGAGAAGGAGGTGAGACAGTGCCAGGCCTTAGTCATCTGGACTGAttgtgacagagagggagaaaacattGGCTTTGAAGTCATAGATGTCTGCAAAGCAG TGAAGCCCAATTTACAAGTGTTTCGGGCAAAGTTCTCTGAGATCACGCCTAACTCCATCCGGAGAGCCTGTGAGACTCTAATGGAACCAGACGCTAACGTTAGCGATGCTGTAGACGTTCGTCAGGAGCTGGACCTGCGAATAG GTGCATCCTTTACTCGATTCCAGACGCTTCGCCTTCAAAAGATCTTCCCAGCGTCTCTGGCCAATCAGCTGATCTCGTATGGCAGCTGTCAGTTCCCCACTCTGGGCTTTGTGGTGGAACGGTTCAAAGCCATCCAGGCCTTCATACCTGAGACTTTCTACAGGATCAAag tGCTGCATGAGATGGATGAGGAAGCTGTAGAGTTCAGCTGGAAGAGAAACCGTCTCTACAACCACACAGCCTGCCTGGTGCTCTACCAGATCTgcatggag GATCCCATAGCAACAGTCACCTCAGTAACCAGTAAACCCAAGAGCAAATGGAGACCGCTGCCTCTGGACACTGTG GAACTGGAGAAACTGGCATCACGGAAGCTAAAAATAAGTGCCAAAGAGACCATGAAAATCGCAGAAAAACTCTATACCcaagg GTTCATCAGCTATCCCCGCACAGAGACCAACATTTTCCCCAAAGACCTGGCCCTGGGCCCCCTGGTGgagcagcagacacacagcccGGCCTGGGGGACGTTCGCCCAGCGGGTGCTGGACCAGCCCGGCGGCCCCAGCCCACGGCAGGGCAAGAAGTCCGACCAGGCCCATCCCCCCATACACCCCACCAAGTACGGCGGCGCACTGCAG GGCAACGAGGGCCGCCTGTACGAGTTCATTGTCCGCCACTTCCTGGCTTGTGTATCCCAGGATGCTTTGGGGCAGGAGACGGTGGTGGACATAGATATCGCCCAGGAGAGGTTCTCCGCCTCGGGGCTCATGATCATTGCTAGGAACTACCTGGACGTTTACCCCTATGACAGGTGGAGCGCCAAg GTGATTCCAGTCTATGAGCAAGGCTCCCAGTTCCAGCCCTCGGCTATAGAGATGGTGGACGGACAGACGAGTCCTCCTCAGCTGCTCACTGAAGCCGACCTCATATCGCTGATGGAGAAACACGGCATAG GCACGGATGCAACCCATGCTGACCACATTGAGACCATTAAGAGTCGCATGTATGTGGGCTTGACTGCTGACCAGAGGTTCCTCCCTGGAGAATTGGGCATGGGCCTGGTGGAgg gtTATAACTCCATGGGCTATGAGATGTCCAAACCGAACCTGCGCGCTGAGCTGGAGGCGGATCTCAAGCTGGTATcggagggaaggaaggacaaACGGAACGTGCTGCAGCACCACATCCTGAAATACAAGACTGTCTTCATTGAGTCCGTCAGGAAGGCCAAAAA GTTAGATGAAGCCCTGTCTCCGTATCTGGGCGCGGCTCAGGAGTTCACCGAAGCGGAGCAGCAGGACATGGAGATCCCCCTCCCGGTCCGGAAGTGCCCCCACTGTGGGCGGGACATGgtgctgaagaagaagagggaggggaacaG TAAGTTCCTGTCCTGCGTGGGCTTCCCGGCCTGTAAGACCGCAGTGTGGTTCCCTGACACCGTGCTGGAGGTCAACAGGGATGAGAGCGTCTGTCCCACCTGTCAGCCTCGTCCCGTTCACAT GTTGAAGTTGAAGTTCCGCAGGGGCAGCCTCCCTCCCATGATGCCTTTGGAGTTTGTCGGCTGCATCGGTGGATGTGACGAGACGCTGAGAGAGGTACTTGACCTGAAATACCTCCgagcagggggagggggaggaatgggaggaggaggaggaggaggaggggaaggaggaggaggaggagggggaggaaggggaggaagaggggatcCTCGTCCACCGGCCTCCAGGCCCCCGAGAGCAGAGCCGCCCAGAGCCTCAAGTTCGAATCCCCGTCCTTCCCTTCCGCCTCCTCCCCCGTCTTGGGCCCCCCAGCCCCGGACCCCACTAGGTGGCGGCGGTGACCCCGACCCCACCAGCGACGTCGTCGTGTGTAACTGCGGCCAGGACGCCCTCCTCCTCACCGTGCGTAAGGACGGCCCCAACCAAGGCCGCCAGTTCTACAAGTGCAACGGCGGGAGCTGTAATTTCTTCCTGTGGGCGGATCAGCCGAGCCAGCAGGGGCCGCCGCCGCAAGGCCGGGCCCCTCCGCCGCCAGCGCCGAGGACCTCCCAGCCCCCCAGGCCCTCTGTGGGCTTCGGGAACGTCCCgggaggggacagagggagaggaggggatgcGGATGGAGCTTCGGGACAGACGATGTGCAACTGTAACGAGGCGGCAGTGATGCGCACGGTGCAGAAGGACGGGCCGAACAAAGGCCGGACGTTCCACACCTGCGGGAGACCAAGGGACCAGCAGTGTGGCTTCTTCCAGTGGGCCGATGAGAACGTGCCTCCACcgg tttCAGGTGGCCTTGGCGGCGGGTTCGGTGGATTTAGCGGCGGcggaggagacggagggaggaaggCGAGGAAGACGACAGGAGGTCCCACCGCCAACAGACCCCCCGCCGCGAAGAAACCTCGAACCTGCGGCATCTGCCACATGCCCGGACACACCCGAGTCACCTGTCCCCAGCGGTGA
- the pdap1b gene encoding pdgfa associated protein 1b: MPKGGKKGGHKGRMRTYTSPEEIDAQMKAEKERKRQEQEQEEVGGAAQNDVAEEKLPGSGSDDSDDEGSQKRRGGVEGLIEIENPNRVAQKSKKVAQIELDEPKQLSRREREEIEKQKAKERYMKMHLAGKTDQAKADLARLAIIKKQREEAAKKKEEEKKAKEAAAAAAKGVNSLSLK; this comes from the exons ATGCCCAAAGGAG GTAAGAAAGGTGGTCACAAGGGCCGTATGCGGACGTACACGAGCCCCGAGGAGATAGACGCCCAGAtgaaggcagagaaggagagaaaaagg caagagcaagagcaagaggaggtggggggtgcAGCGCAGAACGATGTGGCAGAGGAGAAGCTACCAGGCTCAGGAtctgatgacagtgatgatgaagGCTCCCAG aagaggagaggaggtgtggaGGGCTTGATAGAGATCGAGAACCCCAACAGAGTGGCTCAGAAATCCAAGAAGGTGGCGCAGATTGAGCTGGATGAGCCCAAGCAGTTatcaaggagagagag AGAGGAGATTGAGAAGCAGAAAGCCAAGGAGCGCTACATGAAGATGCACTTGGCGGGGAAAACAGACCAGGCCAAAGCAGACCTCGCTCGCCTTGCCATCAtcaagaaacagagagaggaggcagcgaaaaagaaagaggaagagaagaaag CAAAAgaagcagcggcagcagcagctaaAGGCGTGAACTCCCTCTCCCTGAAATGA
- the bud31 gene encoding protein BUD31 homolog, protein MPKVKRSRKPPPDGWELIEPTLDELDQKMREAETEPHEGKRKVESLWPIFRLHHQRSRYIFDLFYKRKAISRELYEYCIKEGYADKNLIAKWKKQGYENLCCLRCIQTRDTNFGTNCICRVPKSKLEVGRIIECTHCGCRGCSG, encoded by the exons ATGCCGAAAGTGAAGAGGAGTAGAAAGCCGCCTCCAGACGGCTGGGAGCTCATTGAGCCCACTTTGGACGAGCTGGACCAGAAAATGAGAGAAG CTGAAACAGAGCCTCACGAGGGGAAGCGAAAGGTTGAATCCCTGTGGCCGATTTTCAGGCTGCATCACCAGCGGAGCCGCTACATCTTCGACCTCTTCTACAAAAGAAAGGCCATCAGCAGAG AGCTGTATGAGTACTGTATAAAGGAAGGCTACGCAGACAAGAACCTGATTGCCAAGTGGAAGAAGCAGGGCTATGAGAACCTGTGCTGCCTGCGCTGCATCCAGACACGAGACACCAACTTTGGAACCAACTGCATCTGCAGAGTCCCCAAGAGCAAGCTGGAAGTC GGAAGGATCATTGAGTGCACCCACTGTGGATGCAGAGGATGCTCCGGCTGA
- the smcr8a gene encoding guanine nucleotide exchange protein smcr8a has translation MIGSPDLVAFTKEDEYGETNPDPWALPEEFSVPLYPLADSNPWAKTSYAKFTKDFILISEFSEQVGPQPLLTIPDDPKVCGTFDLNYFSLRIMSVDYQASFVGHPPGSGYPRLSFVEDSRVVLGDSKEGAFAYVHHLTLYDLEARGFVRPFCMAYVSADERKIMLQFQELSLRFSQASECLKTGNRRAFAKELQRKLRDLEYTRSVLQKEEGLQREAGPQGIYSAHVVEKANELANVEKSIYEHRDLLRQISSYPRRPRRDPHAVTCPKCMTECLSECEELLDKYATLANALNYTEKRENREEGEGRAGEEGGEEEDEEEEEGVKRRPSYTPQLIKAKSAKCFDKRLKTLQELCDETFYEATVELLKETERSFRGDLCYLHTRRLDRALRRKQQVTNFLFEEDPGDEDEEEGGTLRPFCAVNHAVDNNTLTHPPPIVLCPEPLELDALEPLEPLDPASETSHTQESELGLGESHLDSSPSDQTLETQESSEETKGSFSSEKSGEGQAEGEQSLASMKSEPPDPDPDLTPDPDHNTDPERESSSEDIETTAGEDEADGGDQTPVSLLEGVSELEASREDECEEPGESRCEGLTEEVCETDSELLVQIDTACCMAQEGFLYDASVPDSVPSLGHSSHPQPPHSLVVNQEPQALLPLQGDYAVGSPRSESPAAGLELPVGSLGDAVSRCSAEDGSDCTMSASTGSDRAASPLGYGGVVTLRQRKKAGQGALKFVRQYPFALQALWCLLSGRTLVVLGADEGRVRRLVAALALFVPGPGRCGERVQAWLSCPFTLTDLQRWKLIGLQRVASPVGSSMLYSLSRYSRYISILDADQKTLRCPPYRGQLLANVADHRTYIRRGSTYFLHVQSTLSSLAAKAFLFTFTHHLHLPVSSREGPEGVEARRRSFLQEQLGLGEEDSQILLYLSQLITQQYLQPATGGSAAAPCFSFNYTTSVLYKI, from the exons ATGATAGGCTCACCTGACCTGGTGGCTTTCACTAAAGAGGATGAGTATGGGGAGACAAATCCTGACCCCTGGGCTCTTCCTGAGGAGTTCTCCGTCCCTCTCTACCCGCTGGCTGACTCCAACCCCTGGGCTAAAACCTCTTACGCCAAGTTCACCAAAGACTTCATCCTCATCTCTGAGTTTTCGGAGCAGGTGGGccctcagcctctcctcaccATCCCAGATGACCCCAAAGTCTGCGGCACCTTTGACCTCAACTACTTCTCCCTGCGCATCATGTCGGTGGATTACCAGGCCTCGTTTGTGGGCCACCCGCCCGGCAGCGGTTACCCGCGGCTCAGCTTCGTGGAGGACTCCAGGGTGGTGCTGGGCGACTCGAAGGAGGGGGCGTTCGCCTACGTCCATCACCTGACGCTTTACGACCTGGAGGCGAGGGGCTTCGTGCGACCGTTCTGCATGGCGTACGTTTCGGCGGACGAGAGGAAAATCATGCTGCAGTTCCAGGAGCTGTCCCTCCGCTTCTCCCAGGCCTCCGAGTGCCTGAAGACCGGGAACAGGCGAGCCTTTGCCAAGGAGCTGCAGAGGAAGCTGCGGGACCTGGA GTACACCCGCTCTGTGCTGCAGAAGGAGGAGGGCCTGCAGAGAGAGGCCGGGCCGCAGGGCATCTACTCTGCCCATGTGGTGGAGAAAGCCAACGAGCTCGCGAACGTGGAAAAGAGCATTTACGAACACAGAGACCTGCTGCGACAGATCAGCTCCTACCCTCGCCGTCCGCGGCGGGACCCCCACGCCGTCACCTGCCCGAAGTGTATGACAGAGTGTCTGAGCGAGTGCGAAGAGCTGTTGGACAAATACGCGACACTCGCCAACGCCTTGAATTACACTGAAAAGCGGGAGaacagggaggaaggagagggtcGGGCTGGTgaggaaggaggtgaagaggaagacgaggaggaggaggagggtgttaAACGCAGGCCGTCCTACACCCCCCAGCTGATCAAAGCAAAGTCTGCCAAGTGTTTCGACAAGCGCCTGAAGACGCTCCAGGAGTTGTGCGACGAGACTTTCTACGAGGCCACTGTGGAACTGCTgaaggagacggagaggagTTTCCGGGGGGACCTGTGTTACCTGCACACGCGCCGCCTGGACAGGGCGCTCCGCAGGAAACAGCAGGTTACCAACTTCCTGTTTGAAGAAGACCCGGGggacgaggatgaggaagaAGGGGGAACGCTAAGACCATTCTGTGCTGTGAACCACGCTGTAGACaacaatacactcacacacccgCCTCCGATAGTGCTGTGTCCTGAACCTCTGGAGCTGGACGCCCTGGAGCCTCTGGAGCCTTTGGACCCCGCCTCTGAGACCAGCCACACCCAGGAGAGCGAACTAGGGCTCGGGGAAAGCCACCTGGATTCGTCCCCCTCAGACCAGACCCTGGAGACCCAGGAGAGCTCCGAGGAGACCAAAGGCAGCTTCAGCAGTGAGAAGAGTGGGGAGGGGCAGGCAGAGGGCGAACAGAGTCTAGCTAGCATGAAGTCAGAACCACCTGATCCGGATCCCGACTTGACCCCTGACCCCGACCATAACACTGacccagagagggagagcagcagTGAAGACATAGAGACCACAGCTGGTGAAGATGAGGCTGACGGGGGAGACCAGACTCCTGTGTCTCTGCTGGAAGGGGTCTCAGAGCTGGAGGCCAGCAGGGAGGATGAGTGTGAGGAACCGGGGGAGAGCAGGTGTGAGGGTCTAACTGAGGAGGTTTGTGAGACGGACTCTGAGTTGTTAGTTCAGATAGACACTGCGTGTTGTATGGCCCAGGAGGGCTTCCTTTACGACGCCTCTGTCCCAGACTCGGTGCCTAGTCTGGGCCACAGCTCCCATCCTCAGCCCCCTCACTCCCTGGTGGTCAACCAGGAGCCCCAGGCCTTACTGCCGCTGCAGGGGGACTACGCTGTGGGTTCCCCCCGCTCAGAGAGCCCTGCAGCTGGGCTGGAGCTGCCCGTGGGGAGCCTCGGAGACGCAGTGTCCCGATGCTCAGCGGAGGATGGGTCAGACTGCACCATGAGCGCCTCTACGGGGTCCGACCGGGCCGCCTCGCCTCTCGGCTACGGAGGGGTGGTGACCCTGCGTCAGAGGAAGAAGGCTGGACAGGGAGCCTTGAAGTTTGTGCGACAGTACCCCTTCGCTTTGCAAGCTCTGTGGTGCCTGCTGAGCGGGAGGACCCTGGTGGTGCTTGGGGCCGATGAGGGGAGGGTCCGCCGGCTGGTCGCCGCTCTGGCCCTCTTCGTGCCTGGGCCTGGGAGGTGCGGAGAGAGGGTTCAAGCTTGGCTGTCCTGTCCCTTCACTCTCACTGACCTGCAGAGGTGGAAACTCATTGGATTGCAAAG AGTGGCGTCCCCCGTGGGCTCCAGCATGCTTTACTCGCTGTCCCGCTACAGCCGCTACATCTCCATCCTGGACGCCGACCAGAAGACCCTGCGCTGCCCCCCCTACCGCGGCCAGCTCCTCGCCAACGTGGCCGACCACCGCACCTACATCCGCCGCGGCTCCACCTACTTCCTGCACGTCCAGAGCACGCTCAGTAGCCTGGCCGCCAAGGCGTTCCTGTTCACCTTcacccaccacctccacctgcCGGTCAGCTCCAGGGAGGGGCCGGAGGGCGTGGAGGCCAGGCGCCGCAGCTTCCTGCAGGAGCAGCTGGGGCTGGGGGAGGAGGACAGCCAGATACTGCTCTACCTCAGCCAGCTCATCACTCAGCAGTACCTACAGCCCGCCACCGGGGGCAGCGCCGCAGCACCTTGTTTCAGTTTTAACTACACCACCAGCGTTTTATACAAGATCTAA